The DNA segment GTCGCCCGCGCGACGGGGATGTTCGGGATTATGGTCGGCTTCTCGTGGCTGTTCGGCGTCCGCCTGGGGTACGGCGTCGCGGCGGTCTACGCCGCCATCGTCTGCTTTTTCGTCTGGTCGTTCCTCGTCGTCGCGGCGGGGTTCCGGTACGGCGACTGGGCGGCCCGGGCCGCGGAGATGATGGACGAGCGCGCCAGTCCCGAACGCGCGTAGCCCGACTCGCGACTCGCTACGAACGTTTTTACGGGGAGGCGACCAACCGCCACGCATGGACACGCCGGGCGAGGTGGAGTACGAACCCGTCAGCGTCGTGGAACTGCTGTCGGAGATGAAAGACACCGCCGAGTTGCTCATCGACCTCTCGTTCTCCGCGGTGCTCCACGGGAGCGACGACATCGCCCGCGAGGTGCTCGACCTCGAATCGCGGATGGACGTCCTCCAGTTGCGCGCCCGGATGAGCCTGCTGATGGCCGCCCGGACGCCCGACGACGCCGAACAGCTCGCGCCCGTCCTCGGGGTGGTCGGCGCGGCCGAGAAGATAAGCGACGCCGCCGGCGACATCGCCAAGGTCGTCCTGGAGGACATCGGCCTCCCCGAGGCGATGCGAGCCGCGCTCCCGGAGGCCGTCGAGACGCTCGTCCGGGCGGAGATCGCGGCCGACTCGCCGCTGGCCGACCGGACGCTCGGCGACGTGAACATGGAGACCGAAACCGGCGTCCGCGCCATCGCCATCCACCGCGGCCGGGACTGGATCACGAACCCCGACCGCGAAACCCGGTTCGCGACCGGCGACACGGTCCTCCTCCGGGGTCCCGAGGAGGGCATCGCCGACGTGTTCGAGCGCGCGACCGGCCGAACGTACGAACCGCCCGACCCTCCCGAACCCGGCATCGAGGACCTCGAACGCGCTGTCGACTCCATCGTGCTGATGAAGAACATCAGCGAACTCGCAGTCGACCTCGCCTACGGGAGCGTCCTCTTCGACAGCGAGGCGGTCGCCGAGGAGGTCGTGGAACTCGAAGCCGAGGTCGACGCCCTCCAGTCGCGCTTCGAGGCCTGGACCCTGCGCGCGGCCAGCCGGGTCGAAGACCCCGTCTCGCTCCGGGGCCTGGTCCACCTCGCCAACGCCACCGAGGTGATGAGCGACGCCGCCCTGGAGATCAGCGAGGGCGTCCTGCGGGGGCTGACCACCCACCCGGTGGTCGAGAAGGCGGTCGAGGAGAGCGACGAGGTCATCGTCCGCCTGACGGTCGAACCGGGCAGCGACTTCGACGGCGTGACGCTGGGCGAGCGTCAGGTCAAGACCGAGACGGGGATGCGCGTCCTCGCAGTCCGCAGACCCGCCGAGAACGGTCCGGTCGGCGGCGAGGCGGCGGCCCAGGAGGACGAGCGCGGCGAGTGGGTCATCTCGCCTGGACCGACGACCGAACTCCGGGCGGGCGACGTGTTCCTCGCGAAGGGGACGCGCTCGGGCGCCGAGCGCCTCGAAACGCTCACCGCCGCTCTCTAGAGGTCCTCTTGCTTCGCGAGCCGATAGGCCGATATTAGCGTCAGCACCGTCGTCGTCAGTGCGCCGAGCGCCGACGCCAGCACGAAGCCCAGGCCGACGTAGTAGACGCTCGGCCGGCGGGTCCCCGGGAGGAAGACGAAGAACGCGAGCACTGCGAGCGTGAACAGGACGCCG comes from the Halorussus vallis genome and includes:
- a CDS encoding potassium channel family protein encodes the protein MDTPGEVEYEPVSVVELLSEMKDTAELLIDLSFSAVLHGSDDIAREVLDLESRMDVLQLRARMSLLMAARTPDDAEQLAPVLGVVGAAEKISDAAGDIAKVVLEDIGLPEAMRAALPEAVETLVRAEIAADSPLADRTLGDVNMETETGVRAIAIHRGRDWITNPDRETRFATGDTVLLRGPEEGIADVFERATGRTYEPPDPPEPGIEDLERAVDSIVLMKNISELAVDLAYGSVLFDSEAVAEEVVELEAEVDALQSRFEAWTLRAASRVEDPVSLRGLVHLANATEVMSDAALEISEGVLRGLTTHPVVEKAVEESDEVIVRLTVEPGSDFDGVTLGERQVKTETGMRVLAVRRPAENGPVGGEAAAQEDERGEWVISPGPTTELRAGDVFLAKGTRSGAERLETLTAAL
- a CDS encoding DUF7536 family protein produces the protein MSQNVPERPRANFVAALNVRRNAVRGFAFGVLFTLAVLAFFVFLPGTRRPSVYYVGLGFVLASALGALTTTVLTLISAYRLAKQEDL